In Anas acuta chromosome 5, bAnaAcu1.1, whole genome shotgun sequence, a single window of DNA contains:
- the CEP170B gene encoding centrosomal protein of 170 kDa protein B isoform X6: protein MSVTSWFLVSSTGIRHRLPREMIFVGRDDCELMLQSRSVDKQHAVINYDKEKDEHWVKDLGSLNGTFVNDVRIPDQKYITLKLNDVIRFGYDSNMYVLEQIQHKVPEEALKHEKYTSQLQMNFKGTTMKRAEQPMEHGVYTESQQAKLEKGERKPITETNTYRTPLYGQPSWWGEDDANNKEDRRQEEHYSDRSKEIAQHEEELNGNISAYRDSQEQSVFAFRREPSYFEIPTKEFQQPSKSPETQVHEIPTKDIDAIVAPVVQSHASFTIEFDDGTPGKIKIKDHVTKFSLRQRRPYSKEPAHTEVMSAESKVADWLVQNDPSLMRRQSPGDDVYSTKSDLPVHVRTLKGSRSLTESSCVPSHPFPSPKKGNRHEDGTQSDSEDPVAPKAEKEPTTGSERAVEQTKLQRQMRRDPHEMLHNKQAFVIEFFEDTPRKKRSQSFTHSAHSSQSDTDPGLKTKVEKRKNVLPAEKQGNAVPPSHAGTQAGKPNNSSSGTQRASSFKREKTEDRISSSSSSTSRASGKTYGSVGRKSKMAQDFMAEYLRETAQSGKAGAEKPAPQPMPAAPRVVISSEPESASTPPPEVKSAQGRRNDEEDSVSETGTYTIETESQDKEVEEARKMIDQVFGVLESPEFSRISSVFRPVIKGEKDDSGSHQHLISENGTSQKSPLLQAFASKAVSGSQADMQMSAAAQGSQKWVSRWASLADSYSDSGSVSGQADGGTEGGVATKPGEPENAVPLRTRRLLPQLPPSDKSDSPTPTVLVCQEAYSEVTKRTVVKDHCVEAYGDPSSRLFIQEDLDPDSLSDASRSDDGFSSEKSRKYKENNKMLDQTGEDTKSESRQQGAPRVTNMRAVSEAVSTSFYIGDDSSDVGIASKLCLSMAHARADKDGKDQEFSFKAAGTPVPGKPPVKDVSAYINAAGKMVISLHQSPQDQENTAGKETSSFVRQESFTKDKSSGGVPQNKLPHISSHPLLKDLEAVRSTRMDFGQDTHLLLKDTETALAALEAKFLGQNQQLEASETAGQLEDSLSGDSDVDTASTVSLVSGKNVPTSAPKRKAVASLQKEKSSSTPSIQDQCGQPSARDRLTEKRKAHVPEAPRCVEATKRFQMKRSAGTRGSLDFTDDERSSSLPYLPVPDAVVSDHEHSVTRPVPRRKPFPQAAKEEHSKATPNVQKIQQVLTRSNSLSTPRPTRASKLRRARLGDASDNECVDAEKTASNHEATAPGSKQSTETKKLSRLDILAMPRKRAGSFTVPSDSETAQSRSAFSGRSVESYRKTGVAEVRAAARKTAAAASAKQPFSRTRSSSVKYSSTSTTQTPRMRGSGLGKQKHNGRETDDDEEFDDHPDPYNFMAQTAEIAEIARLSQTLVKDVAILAREIHDVAGDGDSQSSSGTGPSTSLSSVPNTPASTISAREELVQHIPEASLNYQKVPPGSVELKDFDQNMNDNREEDPSKKTRTRNREEVIFDNLMLNPVSQLSHTIRENTENLAEKMKILFQNSERTWEEMEAKINSENEVPILKTSNKEISSILKELRRVQKQLEVINAIIDPTGNLDVVASNKASAAAKQSTATKVRTANASGSTLETLSPAQMRNYTQKSNCGSSSLQDSNFIPDGEKYVI from the exons AGACCAATACTTATCGCACCCCTCTTTATGGGCAGCCTTCCTGGTGGGGGGAAGATGATGCAAATAACAAGGAGGACAGAAGGCAGGAGGAACATTATTCAG aTAGATCAAAAGAGATAGCCCAACATGAAGAAGAACTCAATGGCAATATTTCTGCTTATAGAGATTCCCAAGAACAGTCGGTGTTTGCTTTCCGGAGAGAGCCAAGTTACTTTGAAATCCCAACTAAAGAATTTCAGCAGCCATCAAAATCTCCAGAAACCCAGGTCCATGAGATCCCGACAAAGGATATCGATGCTATAGTAGCTCCGGTTGTACAGAGCCATGCCTCTTTCACTATTGAATTTGACGACGGTACCCCTggtaaaataaagataaaagatCATGTAACGAAATTTTCACTCCGACAGAGAAGACCTTACAGCAAGGAGCCAGCTCACACAGAAGTGATGTCAGCAGAGAGCAAGGTGGCTGACTGGCTCGTGCAGAATGACCCCAGCCTGATGAGGCGGCAGTCTCCAGGAGACGATGTGTACAGTACCAAGAGTGACCTGCCGGTTCATGTGAGGACGCTTAAAG GTTCCCGGTCGTTGACTGAATCAAGTTGTGTGCCTTCACACCCGTTTCCTTCTCcaaaaaaag GCAATAGGCACGAGGACGGGACGCAGAGCGACTCGGAAGACCCCGTGGCACCGAAGGCGGAGAAGGAGCCGACGACGGGCAGCGAGCGGGCGGtggagcaaaccaagctgcagCGCCAGATGAGGCGTGACCCCCACGAGATGCTGCACAACAAGCAGGCGTTCGTCATCGAGTTCTTTGAGGACACGCCGCGGAAGAAGCGGTCGCAGTCCTTCACGCACAGCGCTCACTCCTCCCAGAGCGACACCGATCCGGGGCTGAAGACCAAGGTCGAGAAGCGCAAGAACGTGCTGCCGGCCGAGAAGCAGGGCAATGCGGTGCCTCCATCCCACGCAGGGACACAGGCAGGGAAACCCAATAACAGCTCCTCGGGGACCCAAAGAGCTAGCTCCTTCAAAAGAGAGAAGACGGAGGATCGGATCAGCTCGTCATCGTCCTCCACTTCCAGAGCATCAGGCAAAACCTACGGGAGCGTTGGGAGGAAGTCTAAAATGGCTCAGGATTTTATGGCTGAGTACCTGCGGGAGACTGCTCAGTCGGGGAAAGCAGGGGCTGAGAAACCAGCACCCCAGCCCATGCCGGCAGCTCCACGTGTGGTTATATCATCAGAGCCGGAGTCTGCCTCCACTCCACCTCCGGAGGTAAAGTCAGCCCAGGGCAGGAGGAACGACGAGGAAGATAGCGTGAGCGAGACGGGCACATACACCATCGAGACGGAGTCACAGGATAAAGAGGTGGAGGAAGCACGAAAAATGATAGATCAG GTTTTTGGTGTTCTCGAGTCACCTGAATTTTCCAGAATCTCCTCAGTCTTTCGACCAGtaataaaaggtgaaaaagaCGACTCTGGTTCTCATCAGCATTTAATCAGTGAAAACGGCACTAGTCAGAAGTCACCCTTGCTCCAGGCGTTTGCCTCAAAAGCTGTGAGTGGGTCTCAGGCTGACATGCAG AtgtctgcagcagctcagggcagtCAGAAGTGGGTGTCGAGGTGGGCGAGCCTTGCTGACAGTTACTCTGACTCTGGATCTGTTTCTGGGCAAGCTGACGGAGGTACAG AAGGCGGTGTAGCCACAAAACCTGGGGAACCAGAAAACGCTGTGCCCTTGAGAACGAGACGccttcttccccagctcccaccGAGTGATAAATCGGACAGCCCCACGCCCACGGTCCTGGTCTGCCAGGAGGCCTACTCCGAGGTTACAAAGAGAACCGTCGTGAAGGACCACTGCGTGGAAGCCTATGGTGATCCCAGCAGCCGCCTCTTCATCCAGGAAGACTTGGATCCAGACAGCCTCAGTGATGCCAGCAGATCCGACGATGGCTTCAGCTCGGAAAAAAGCAGGAAGTACAAAGAGAACAATAAAATGCTAGATCAGACAGGAGAAGACACAAAGTCAGAGAGCCGGCAGCAAGGAGCCCCCCGTGTTACAAATATGAGAGCTGTAAGTGAGGCAGTTTCTACTTCATTCTACATTGGAGATGACAGCAGTGATGTGGGGATTGCCTCCAAGCTCTGTCTGAGCATGGCCCACGCTCGAGCAGACAAAGACGGCAAGGATCAGGAGTTTTCCTTCAAGGCTGCTGGCACACCTGTTCCTGGAAAGCCACCGGTCAAAGACGTCAGTGCTTACATTAATGCAGCAGGAAAAATGGTTATTTCCCTTCACCAGAGTCCTCAAGATCAGGAAAATACAGCAGGGAAGGAAACATCATCTTTTGTTAGGCAGGAAAGCTTTACCAAAGATAAATCAAGCGGCGGCGTTCCTCAAAATAAACTTCCACATATTTCAAGTCACCCTCTGCTTAAAGATTTAGAGGCCGTTCGGTCAACCCGCATGGACTTTGGTCAGGACACTCATCTTCTCCTTAAGGATACTGAAACTGCCTTGGCAGCGCTGGAAGCCAAATTTCTTGGTCAAAACCAACAGCTGGAGGCCTCGGAAACTGCTGGTCAGCTGGAGGACTCCTTGTCTGGCGACTCCGACGTGGACACAGCCAGCACGGTCAGCTTGGTGAGTGGCAAAAATGTCCCCACGAGCGCCCCGAAACGCAAAGCGGTGGCGAGCTTGCAGAAGGAGAAATCTTCCTCCACGCCGTCCATCCAGGACCAGTGCGGGCAGCCGAGCGCGCGGGACCGGCTGACGGAGAAGAGGAAGGCCCACGTGCCAGAGGCGCCGAGGTGCGTGGAGGCCACCAAGCGCTTCCAGATGAAGCGGAGCGCCGGGACACGGGGGTCGCTGGACTTCACGGATGATGAGAGAAGCTCGAGCCTGCCCTACTTGCCCGTCCCAGACGCGGTCGTGTCTGACCACGAGCACTCGGTAACGCGGCCGGTTCCCAGAAGGAAGCCCTTCCCTCAGGCTGCCAAGGAGGAGCACAGCAAAGCGACGCCGAACGTGCAGAAGATCCAGCAAGTTCTCACCCGCTCCAACAGTCTGTCCACCCCGCGGCCCACCAGGGCCTCCAAGCTCCGTCGCGCCCGGCTGGGCGACGCTTCGGACAACGAGTGCGTCGATGCCGAGAAGACGGCCTCCAACCACGAAGCCACCGCGCCGGGCTCCAAGCAGTCCACGGAGACCAAAAAGCTCTCCCGGCTCGACATCCTCGCCATGCCGAGGAAGCGGGCGGGTTCCTTCACGGTGCCCAGTGACTCTGAAACCGCGCAGTCGAGGTCGGCGTTTTCGGGCCGGAGCGTGGAGTCCTATCGGAAGACGGGCGTTGCGGAGGTCAGAGCCGCAGCGAGGAAAACGGCGGCCGCTGCCTCCGCCAAGCAGCCTTTCAGCAGGACCCGCTCAAGCAGTGTCAAGTATTCTTCCACGTCCA CCACACAGACGCCGAGGATGCGTGGCTCTGGGCTGGGCAAGCAGAAACACAACGGCAGAGAAACAGATGATGACGAGGAGTTTGACGACCACCCTGACCCCTACAACTTCATGGCGCAAACAGCAGAGATAGCAGAAATAGCCAG ACTAAGCCAAACCTTGGTGAAGGATGTGGCCATCCTTGCTCGAGAGATCCATGATGTTGCTGGAGATGGGGACTCACAGAGTTCCTCAGGGACGGGACCAAGCacctccctcagctctgtgccCAACACTCCTGCTTCTACCATATCGGCGAGAGAAGAG TTGGTGCAGCACATTCCAGAAGCAAGTCTGAACTACCAGAAAGTGCCTCCGGGATCAGTGGAACTGAAGGATTTTGACCAAAATATGAACGATAATAGAGAAGAGGATCCATCAAAAAAAACAAGGACAAGAAACCGTGAGGAG gTAATCTTTGACAACCTGATGTTGAACCCAGTGTCCCAGTTATCACATACAATCcgtgaaaatacagaaaacctagctgaaaaaatgaa GATTCTGTTTCAAAACTCAGAGAGGACctgggaggagatggaggcCAAAATTAACTCAGAAAATGAAGTGCCAATTCTGAAGACATCAAACAAG GAAATCAGTTCTATCCTGAAGGAGCTCAGGAGAGTTCAAAAACAGCTTGAAG ttaTAAATGCTATCATTGACCCTACTGGAAACTTGGATGTAGTTGCCAGTAACaaagcatctgctgctgctaaaCAATCCACAGCCACTAAAGTCAGGACTGCTAACGCATCTGGGTCCACACTGGAGACGTTGTCCCCAGCACAGATGAGAAACTACACGCAGAAATCGAACTGTGGCTCTTCTAGTTTGCAAGATTCGAATTTCATTCCAGATGGAGAGAAATACGTGAtctga
- the CEP170B gene encoding centrosomal protein of 170 kDa protein B isoform X5: MSVTSWFLVSSTGIRHRLPREMIFVGRDDCELMLQSRSVDKQHAVINYDKEKDEHWVKDLGSLNGTFVNDVRIPDQKYITLKLNDVIRFGYDSNMYVLEQIQHKVPEEALKHEKYTSQLQMNFKGTTMKRAEQPMEHGVYTESQQAKLEKGERKPITETNTYRTPLYGQPSWWGEDDANNKEDRRQEEHYSDRSKEIAQHEEELNGNISAYRDSQEQSVFAFRREPSYFEIPTKEFQQPSKSPETQVHEIPTKDIDAIVAPVVQSHASFTIEFDDGTPGKIKIKDHVTKFSLRQRRPYSKEPAHTEVMSAESKVADWLVQNDPSLMRRQSPGDDVYSTKSDLPVHVRTLKGSRSLTESSCVPSHPFPSPKKGNRHEDGTQSDSEDPVAPKAEKEPTTGSERAVEQTKLQRQMRRDPHEMLHNKQAFVIEFFEDTPRKKRSQSFTHSAHSSQSDTDPGLKTKVEKRKNVLPAEKQGNAVPPSHAGTQAGKPNNSSSGTQRASSFKREKTEDRISSSSSSTSRASGKTYGSVGRKSKMAQDFMAEYLRETAQSGKAGAEKPAPQPMPAAPRVVISSEPESASTPPPEVKSAQGRRNDEEDSVSETGTYTIETESQDKEVEEARKMIDQVFGVLESPEFSRISSVFRPVIKGEKDDSGSHQHLISENGTSQKSPLLQAFASKAVSGSQADMQMSAAAQGSQKWVSRWASLADSYSDSGSVSGQADGGTEGGVATKPGEPENAVPLRTRRLLPQLPPSDKSDSPTPTVLVCQEAYSEVTKRTVVKDHCVEAYGDPSSRLFIQEDLDPDSLSDASRSDDGFSSEKSRKYKENNKMLDQTGEDTKSESRQQGAPRVTNMRAVSEAVSTSFYIGDDSSDVGIASKLCLSMAHARADKDGKDQEFSFKAAGTPVPGKPPVKDVSAYINAAGKMVISLHQSPQDQENTAGKETSSFVRQESFTKDKSSGGVPQNKLPHISSHPLLKDLEAVRSTRMDFGQDTHLLLKDTETALAALEAKFLGQNQQLEASETAGQLEDSLSGDSDVDTASTVSLVSGKNVPTSAPKRKAVASLQKEKSSSTPSIQDQCGQPSARDRLTEKRKAHVPEAPRCVEATKRFQMKRSAGTRGSLDFTDDERSSSLPYLPVPDAVVSDHEHSVTRPVPRRKPFPQAAKEEHSKATPNVQKIQQVLTRSNSLSTPRPTRASKLRRARLGDASDNECVDAEKTASNHEATAPGSKQSTETKKLSRLDILAMPRKRAGSFTVPSDSETAQSRSAFSGRSVESYRKTGVAEVRAAARKTAAAASAKQPFSRTRSSSVKYSSTSTTQTPRMRGSGLGKQKHNGRETDDDEEFDDHPDPYNFMAQTAEIAEIARLSQTLVKDVAILAREIHDVAGDGDSQSSSGTGPSTSLSSVPNTPASTISAREEIARRSFRLAYPSQLVQHIPEASLNYQKVPPGSVELKDFDQNMNDNREEDPSKKTRTRNREEVIFDNLMLNPVSQLSHTIRENTENLAEKMKILFQNSERTWEEMEAKINSENEVPILKTSNKEISSILKELRRVQKQLEVINAIIDPTGNLDVVASNKASAAAKQSTATKVRTANASGSTLETLSPAQMRNYTQKSNCGSSSLQDSNFIPDGEKYVI, translated from the exons AGACCAATACTTATCGCACCCCTCTTTATGGGCAGCCTTCCTGGTGGGGGGAAGATGATGCAAATAACAAGGAGGACAGAAGGCAGGAGGAACATTATTCAG aTAGATCAAAAGAGATAGCCCAACATGAAGAAGAACTCAATGGCAATATTTCTGCTTATAGAGATTCCCAAGAACAGTCGGTGTTTGCTTTCCGGAGAGAGCCAAGTTACTTTGAAATCCCAACTAAAGAATTTCAGCAGCCATCAAAATCTCCAGAAACCCAGGTCCATGAGATCCCGACAAAGGATATCGATGCTATAGTAGCTCCGGTTGTACAGAGCCATGCCTCTTTCACTATTGAATTTGACGACGGTACCCCTggtaaaataaagataaaagatCATGTAACGAAATTTTCACTCCGACAGAGAAGACCTTACAGCAAGGAGCCAGCTCACACAGAAGTGATGTCAGCAGAGAGCAAGGTGGCTGACTGGCTCGTGCAGAATGACCCCAGCCTGATGAGGCGGCAGTCTCCAGGAGACGATGTGTACAGTACCAAGAGTGACCTGCCGGTTCATGTGAGGACGCTTAAAG GTTCCCGGTCGTTGACTGAATCAAGTTGTGTGCCTTCACACCCGTTTCCTTCTCcaaaaaaag GCAATAGGCACGAGGACGGGACGCAGAGCGACTCGGAAGACCCCGTGGCACCGAAGGCGGAGAAGGAGCCGACGACGGGCAGCGAGCGGGCGGtggagcaaaccaagctgcagCGCCAGATGAGGCGTGACCCCCACGAGATGCTGCACAACAAGCAGGCGTTCGTCATCGAGTTCTTTGAGGACACGCCGCGGAAGAAGCGGTCGCAGTCCTTCACGCACAGCGCTCACTCCTCCCAGAGCGACACCGATCCGGGGCTGAAGACCAAGGTCGAGAAGCGCAAGAACGTGCTGCCGGCCGAGAAGCAGGGCAATGCGGTGCCTCCATCCCACGCAGGGACACAGGCAGGGAAACCCAATAACAGCTCCTCGGGGACCCAAAGAGCTAGCTCCTTCAAAAGAGAGAAGACGGAGGATCGGATCAGCTCGTCATCGTCCTCCACTTCCAGAGCATCAGGCAAAACCTACGGGAGCGTTGGGAGGAAGTCTAAAATGGCTCAGGATTTTATGGCTGAGTACCTGCGGGAGACTGCTCAGTCGGGGAAAGCAGGGGCTGAGAAACCAGCACCCCAGCCCATGCCGGCAGCTCCACGTGTGGTTATATCATCAGAGCCGGAGTCTGCCTCCACTCCACCTCCGGAGGTAAAGTCAGCCCAGGGCAGGAGGAACGACGAGGAAGATAGCGTGAGCGAGACGGGCACATACACCATCGAGACGGAGTCACAGGATAAAGAGGTGGAGGAAGCACGAAAAATGATAGATCAG GTTTTTGGTGTTCTCGAGTCACCTGAATTTTCCAGAATCTCCTCAGTCTTTCGACCAGtaataaaaggtgaaaaagaCGACTCTGGTTCTCATCAGCATTTAATCAGTGAAAACGGCACTAGTCAGAAGTCACCCTTGCTCCAGGCGTTTGCCTCAAAAGCTGTGAGTGGGTCTCAGGCTGACATGCAG AtgtctgcagcagctcagggcagtCAGAAGTGGGTGTCGAGGTGGGCGAGCCTTGCTGACAGTTACTCTGACTCTGGATCTGTTTCTGGGCAAGCTGACGGAGGTACAG AAGGCGGTGTAGCCACAAAACCTGGGGAACCAGAAAACGCTGTGCCCTTGAGAACGAGACGccttcttccccagctcccaccGAGTGATAAATCGGACAGCCCCACGCCCACGGTCCTGGTCTGCCAGGAGGCCTACTCCGAGGTTACAAAGAGAACCGTCGTGAAGGACCACTGCGTGGAAGCCTATGGTGATCCCAGCAGCCGCCTCTTCATCCAGGAAGACTTGGATCCAGACAGCCTCAGTGATGCCAGCAGATCCGACGATGGCTTCAGCTCGGAAAAAAGCAGGAAGTACAAAGAGAACAATAAAATGCTAGATCAGACAGGAGAAGACACAAAGTCAGAGAGCCGGCAGCAAGGAGCCCCCCGTGTTACAAATATGAGAGCTGTAAGTGAGGCAGTTTCTACTTCATTCTACATTGGAGATGACAGCAGTGATGTGGGGATTGCCTCCAAGCTCTGTCTGAGCATGGCCCACGCTCGAGCAGACAAAGACGGCAAGGATCAGGAGTTTTCCTTCAAGGCTGCTGGCACACCTGTTCCTGGAAAGCCACCGGTCAAAGACGTCAGTGCTTACATTAATGCAGCAGGAAAAATGGTTATTTCCCTTCACCAGAGTCCTCAAGATCAGGAAAATACAGCAGGGAAGGAAACATCATCTTTTGTTAGGCAGGAAAGCTTTACCAAAGATAAATCAAGCGGCGGCGTTCCTCAAAATAAACTTCCACATATTTCAAGTCACCCTCTGCTTAAAGATTTAGAGGCCGTTCGGTCAACCCGCATGGACTTTGGTCAGGACACTCATCTTCTCCTTAAGGATACTGAAACTGCCTTGGCAGCGCTGGAAGCCAAATTTCTTGGTCAAAACCAACAGCTGGAGGCCTCGGAAACTGCTGGTCAGCTGGAGGACTCCTTGTCTGGCGACTCCGACGTGGACACAGCCAGCACGGTCAGCTTGGTGAGTGGCAAAAATGTCCCCACGAGCGCCCCGAAACGCAAAGCGGTGGCGAGCTTGCAGAAGGAGAAATCTTCCTCCACGCCGTCCATCCAGGACCAGTGCGGGCAGCCGAGCGCGCGGGACCGGCTGACGGAGAAGAGGAAGGCCCACGTGCCAGAGGCGCCGAGGTGCGTGGAGGCCACCAAGCGCTTCCAGATGAAGCGGAGCGCCGGGACACGGGGGTCGCTGGACTTCACGGATGATGAGAGAAGCTCGAGCCTGCCCTACTTGCCCGTCCCAGACGCGGTCGTGTCTGACCACGAGCACTCGGTAACGCGGCCGGTTCCCAGAAGGAAGCCCTTCCCTCAGGCTGCCAAGGAGGAGCACAGCAAAGCGACGCCGAACGTGCAGAAGATCCAGCAAGTTCTCACCCGCTCCAACAGTCTGTCCACCCCGCGGCCCACCAGGGCCTCCAAGCTCCGTCGCGCCCGGCTGGGCGACGCTTCGGACAACGAGTGCGTCGATGCCGAGAAGACGGCCTCCAACCACGAAGCCACCGCGCCGGGCTCCAAGCAGTCCACGGAGACCAAAAAGCTCTCCCGGCTCGACATCCTCGCCATGCCGAGGAAGCGGGCGGGTTCCTTCACGGTGCCCAGTGACTCTGAAACCGCGCAGTCGAGGTCGGCGTTTTCGGGCCGGAGCGTGGAGTCCTATCGGAAGACGGGCGTTGCGGAGGTCAGAGCCGCAGCGAGGAAAACGGCGGCCGCTGCCTCCGCCAAGCAGCCTTTCAGCAGGACCCGCTCAAGCAGTGTCAAGTATTCTTCCACGTCCA CCACACAGACGCCGAGGATGCGTGGCTCTGGGCTGGGCAAGCAGAAACACAACGGCAGAGAAACAGATGATGACGAGGAGTTTGACGACCACCCTGACCCCTACAACTTCATGGCGCAAACAGCAGAGATAGCAGAAATAGCCAG ACTAAGCCAAACCTTGGTGAAGGATGTGGCCATCCTTGCTCGAGAGATCCATGATGTTGCTGGAGATGGGGACTCACAGAGTTCCTCAGGGACGGGACCAAGCacctccctcagctctgtgccCAACACTCCTGCTTCTACCATATCGGCGAGAGAAGAG ATTGCTCGTAGATCTTTTCGGCTGGCATATCCATCTCAG TTGGTGCAGCACATTCCAGAAGCAAGTCTGAACTACCAGAAAGTGCCTCCGGGATCAGTGGAACTGAAGGATTTTGACCAAAATATGAACGATAATAGAGAAGAGGATCCATCAAAAAAAACAAGGACAAGAAACCGTGAGGAG gTAATCTTTGACAACCTGATGTTGAACCCAGTGTCCCAGTTATCACATACAATCcgtgaaaatacagaaaacctagctgaaaaaatgaa GATTCTGTTTCAAAACTCAGAGAGGACctgggaggagatggaggcCAAAATTAACTCAGAAAATGAAGTGCCAATTCTGAAGACATCAAACAAG GAAATCAGTTCTATCCTGAAGGAGCTCAGGAGAGTTCAAAAACAGCTTGAAG ttaTAAATGCTATCATTGACCCTACTGGAAACTTGGATGTAGTTGCCAGTAACaaagcatctgctgctgctaaaCAATCCACAGCCACTAAAGTCAGGACTGCTAACGCATCTGGGTCCACACTGGAGACGTTGTCCCCAGCACAGATGAGAAACTACACGCAGAAATCGAACTGTGGCTCTTCTAGTTTGCAAGATTCGAATTTCATTCCAGATGGAGAGAAATACGTGAtctga